CAGCGCCGCCCCGGGCAGGGTGCTGAGGCCGGCCCAGCCCCGCTGCGGGCGGGGTCTCCCCGCTGCCCCCCCAACCGTTCCTCccggccgccagggggcgcgcGCGCCCCGCGGGCCCGCGCCTCAGGGGCGGCGACGGCGGGGAGACTGAGGCGAGGCCATGGCGGACCGGCTTACACAGCTGCAGGACGCCGTCAACTCGGTGAGGCATTTCTCACATTCCATTTTCCGGCCGCTGCTTCCGCTCGCTCGGGGCCGCGGGGCACGGCACGGGCTGCGCCGCCTGTGCGGGGACGCGGTGATGCGATCCCCGCCCGCAGCCCCCCGGCCGGGGGAATGGCCGCGGGGGTGCGGTGCGCTCCCTCCACACGGCCGGGATGCTGGGCGGGAGCGGGTGCGCCGGGAGCCGGCTCTCCCGGCTGTGCAGCGCGGCTGTAGCGGTGGGGCAGGGTGATTAACGCCGTGTTAATTGGTGCCGGCAGCTCGCGGACCAGTTCTGTAACGCCATCGGGGTGCTGCAGCAGTGCGGCCCGCCGGCCTCCTTCAGCAACATCCAGACGGCCATAAACAAGGATCAGCCCGTGAACCCCACGGAGGGTGAGTCCGGCTCCCCGCATCCCCTGCACACGAACGTGCGGCGGGGTAGTGCGCTCGGGAGTGCAAAATGCGGCCTCGGCAAATAATTCCCCCTTAGCTGGTGGAGGTTAAATCGTCTATGGATGTCGGCTGCACTTTCTGCTTAGCATTGTGACAGCAGAGTTGTGCTTGTTCCTCGTAATTCCCTGAGTGATTGCCTGAgttgtgctgtgttttgtgcAGAGTATGCCCAGCTGTTCGCAGCTCTGATCGCTCGCACTGCCAAGGATATCGATGTTCTCATAGATTCCCTGCCCAGTGAAGAATCCACAGCTGCTTTGCAGGTAGGAGTTTTCCTAATTCCAGTATCAGAACGCTCCTGAAGGCAAacttcctcctttttttaaaacGCATTCTTTCATCACTAAACCATGGCatcactgaaaaattatttaagtacaaatctgaatttttcatgAGGGTAGCCTGTGAGTACTTTGTAGGCTTAGTGGAAATACTGAACTTGCATCTAGTT
This region of Ammospiza caudacuta isolate bAmmCau1 chromosome 5, bAmmCau1.pri, whole genome shotgun sequence genomic DNA includes:
- the MED21 gene encoding mediator of RNA polymerase II transcription subunit 21 encodes the protein MADRLTQLQDAVNSLADQFCNAIGVLQQCGPPASFSNIQTAINKDQPVNPTEEYAQLFAALIARTAKDIDVLIDSLPSEESTAALQAASLHRLEEENHEAAARLEEVVYRGDVLLEKIQSALADIAQSQLKTRSGTHSQPLPDS